From Fibrobacter succinogenes, the proteins below share one genomic window:
- a CDS encoding inorganic diphosphatase, translating to MAINYLDLPIGRKYPYEVDCVVEIGKDTNLKYEYDERLHVFRLDRCLLSSMSYPCTYGFIPSTKADDGDALDMLIYSPASMITGTVCTCRVIGALDMTDGGKKDYKVLGVPIFNPRPFCDITDVDQMFLRITKNFFQNYKELEGKDVQIGEWKNAAFAREIVIAAHKAYFQNQVQVPESCYQEPEHDEKITAEELI from the coding sequence ATGGCAATTAATTATCTGGATCTTCCTATTGGACGCAAGTATCCCTATGAAGTGGATTGCGTCGTGGAAATCGGCAAAGACACGAACTTGAAGTATGAATATGATGAACGTTTGCACGTGTTTCGTCTGGACCGTTGCCTTTTGAGTTCCATGAGCTATCCTTGCACGTACGGTTTTATCCCGAGTACCAAGGCTGACGATGGTGACGCTTTGGATATGCTGATTTATAGCCCGGCTTCCATGATTACGGGAACGGTTTGCACATGCCGCGTCATTGGTGCGCTTGACATGACTGATGGCGGCAAGAAGGACTACAAGGTTTTGGGCGTGCCTATATTTAACCCGCGTCCGTTCTGCGATATTACCGATGTCGACCAAATGTTCCTCCGCATTACGAAGAACTTTTTCCAGAACTACAAGGAACTGGAAGGCAAGGACGTGCAGATTGGTGAATGGAAGAACGCCGCTTTTGCTCGTGAAATAGTGATTGCGGCGCACAAGGCTTATTTCCAGAATCAGGTTCAAGTGCCGGAATCCTGCTACCAGGAACCCGAACACGACGAAAAAATCACCGCTGAAGAACTAATCTAA
- the galE gene encoding UDP-glucose 4-epimerase GalE, translating into MKIAVMGGAGYIGSHTIIELYKAGHSVVVVDNLVNSSNESLRRVGELVGSTIPFVNADVRDAAAMDKIFSENKFDACIHFAGLKAVGESVTKPLEYYENNMNATFVLLNAMRNHGCKNLIFSSSATVYGNPAIIPITEECPKGECTNPYGKTKSMLEEVLRDVQKADPEWNIVLLRYFNPIGAHPSGRIGEDPNGIPNNLMPYITQTAVGLRKELGVFGNDYNTPDGTGVRDYIHVCDLAAGHVAALQAIERKCGLAIYNLGTGHGYSVLDVVHAFENVNKVKIPYSIKPRRAGDIATCYCNPQKAFDELGWKAQYGIEEMCRDSWNWQKQNPKGYKG; encoded by the coding sequence ATGAAAATAGCAGTTATGGGAGGCGCCGGTTACATCGGAAGCCATACGATTATTGAACTTTATAAAGCAGGCCATTCTGTCGTTGTAGTCGATAACCTTGTGAACTCAAGCAACGAATCTCTCCGACGCGTGGGCGAACTCGTAGGCTCCACTATCCCGTTTGTGAACGCCGACGTCCGTGACGCAGCCGCCATGGACAAGATTTTTAGCGAAAATAAATTTGACGCATGCATCCATTTCGCTGGGCTCAAGGCCGTGGGCGAATCGGTCACCAAGCCGCTCGAATACTACGAAAACAACATGAACGCCACGTTCGTATTGTTGAACGCCATGCGTAATCATGGTTGCAAGAACCTCATTTTCAGTTCGTCAGCCACGGTTTACGGTAATCCAGCCATCATCCCGATTACCGAAGAATGCCCCAAGGGTGAATGCACCAACCCTTACGGTAAAACAAAGTCCATGCTCGAAGAAGTACTCCGCGATGTGCAAAAAGCAGATCCGGAATGGAACATAGTTTTGCTCCGCTACTTCAACCCGATTGGCGCACACCCGAGCGGTCGCATCGGCGAAGACCCGAACGGCATTCCGAACAACCTAATGCCGTACATTACGCAGACCGCAGTCGGTCTCCGCAAGGAACTCGGCGTATTCGGCAACGACTACAACACTCCAGACGGCACAGGCGTTCGCGACTACATCCACGTTTGCGACCTCGCCGCAGGTCACGTCGCAGCACTCCAAGCAATTGAGCGCAAGTGCGGACTCGCCATATACAACCTCGGTACGGGCCACGGTTATTCCGTGCTTGACGTTGTCCATGCTTTCGAGAATGTAAACAAAGTAAAAATCCCTTACAGCATCAAGCCGCGACGCGCAGGCGACATCGCCACCTGTTACTGCAATCCGCAAAAAGCATTCGATGAACTCGGCTGGAAGGCTCAATACGGCATCGAAGAAATGTGCCGCGATTCCTGGAACTGGCAAAAGCAAAACCCGAAGGGATACAAAGGTTAA